A window of the Armatimonadota bacterium genome harbors these coding sequences:
- a CDS encoding hybrid sensor histidine kinase/response regulator: MDATISKVLVVDDEEGLRYVLQRQLKSAGFDVDTASDGQEAVEKMRETHYHVVVSDMKMPRLDGMGVLAAAKEISPETDVIILTGHGSLENAVAAFKAGNLFEYLLKPLDDIAVLSTLVSRAIEQQQLRAKNQQLYDELQQAYIDLKSKSEQLIQVEKMSAIGQLAAGVAHELNNPMTAVLGFTEFLHEKLVNKDLSELTEQETERIRSAMKNIVMGAHRCRDIVQSLLRFSRSTQKGCFSEVDLKTVLKDTFVFTEHMLLRHGISLVSEFDESDIQIQGNSGRLQQVFTNLILNAQQATPDGGQVTVRCRRTDATAVIEVSDSGCGIPPDKIDRIFEPFYTTKDEGQGTGLGLSIAKQIVEEHGGTISATSPPGQGATFAVSLPCAAPEAAMRLSESSAA, from the coding sequence ATGGACGCGACCATCAGCAAGGTACTGGTAGTAGACGACGAAGAAGGCCTTCGCTATGTGCTGCAACGACAACTGAAGTCAGCCGGCTTCGATGTCGATACCGCGAGCGATGGACAGGAAGCCGTCGAAAAGATGCGCGAGACCCATTACCATGTCGTCGTTAGCGATATGAAAATGCCCAGGCTGGACGGCATGGGCGTCCTGGCCGCCGCAAAAGAAATCTCGCCCGAAACAGACGTCATCATCCTTACCGGACACGGCTCGCTCGAAAACGCAGTCGCGGCCTTTAAAGCCGGCAATCTCTTCGAATACTTGCTAAAACCGCTGGACGACATCGCCGTCCTTTCGACCCTCGTCTCCCGCGCTATCGAACAGCAACAGCTCCGAGCCAAGAACCAGCAGCTCTACGACGAACTCCAGCAAGCCTACATCGACCTCAAATCCAAGTCCGAACAACTCATCCAAGTCGAAAAAATGTCGGCCATCGGACAACTGGCCGCAGGCGTAGCGCACGAGCTGAACAATCCCATGACCGCCGTATTGGGCTTCACCGAGTTCCTGCACGAAAAATTGGTGAACAAAGACCTGTCGGAACTGACAGAGCAAGAAACCGAACGCATTCGCTCGGCCATGAAAAACATCGTCATGGGCGCCCACCGCTGCCGAGACATCGTCCAAAGCCTGTTGCGCTTCTCGCGTTCGACCCAAAAAGGCTGCTTCTCCGAGGTCGATCTGAAAACCGTGTTGAAAGACACCTTCGTCTTCACCGAGCACATGCTCCTTCGTCATGGCATCTCGCTCGTCAGCGAATTCGACGAGTCCGACATCCAGATTCAAGGCAACTCTGGACGATTGCAGCAAGTCTTCACCAACCTCATTCTGAACGCGCAACAGGCCACGCCCGACGGCGGACAAGTAACCGTGCGATGCCGCCGCACCGACGCCACAGCGGTCATAGAGGTGAGCGACTCGGGCTGTGGCATCCCGCCCGACAAGATCGACCGCATTTTCGAACCCTTCTACACCACTAAGGACGAAGGCCAAGGCACCGGGCTCGGACTCTCGATCGCCAAACAGATCGTCGAGGAGCACGGCGGCACAATCTCAGCCACCAGCCCCCCCGGCCAAGGCGCGACCTTCGCCGTATCCCTGCCCTGCGCAGCTCCTGAAGCGGCTATGCGCTTGAGCGAAAGCAGCGCCGCATAA